The region CTTCTCCAGCGTGCCGGCGGGCACCGCGTCGCGGTCGGAAACGATGGCATTGGCCAGCGCGTTGTGACAGTGGCACGTCCTGTCCAGCGGTATGGCCGGCACGACGTGGCGTATGACCTGGCGCGCATGTTCCACGTTCGCATTCAGGTTCTCGATGATCATGTCTACAGTGACGGAATCGTGTTCCTCGTGCCAGCAGTCGTAATCGGTCGAACACGCGATGGCGGCGTAGCAGATCTCTGCCTCCCGGGCAAGCTTGGCTTCCGGCGCCGCCGTCATCCCAATGACCGAAAACCCCCAGCCCCGGTAGACGTTCGACTCCGCTTTGGTCGAGAACTGCGGTCCTTCCATGCAGAGGTAGGTACCGCCGTTGTGTACGGTCAGGCCCGTCGATTCGGCGCCGGCGACGAGCAATTCACGCAGTGGTCCGCAAAACGGCTCGCCCAGGCCTACGTGCACCACGAGGCCGTCGCCGAAAAAGCTCGTCGTGCGGTGCCGGGTATGGTCGTACAACTGGTCCGGTATGACGAAATCCCGCGGGCGTATTTCTTCCTGGAGGCTGCCCACGGCGCTTACCGAGATAATCCACCGAACCCCCAGCGTCTTCAGCGCGAAGATGTTCGCCCGCATATTGATTTCGGACGGTCCCAGGCGGTGGCCCCGGCCGTGGCGGGCCAGGAACGCTACGCGGCGCCCCTCGAGGGTGCCGGTCACGATGGCGTCGCTGGGGTCGCCGAAGGGGGTGTCCGGCCGGACCTCCTCGAGATCCGTAAGCCCCTCCATCCCGTAGAACCCCGTGCCGCCGATGACGGCGATCTGTGCTTCGGACATAGCCGTGTCCTCCTGGTGATCCATTGCGCACCGCCGCGATGTGCCGGGTGGCGCCGACCCATAACATGGCCAGTTATTGATTCCAGCTCTCGATCATCAGACCTGGCATGTCGCCCGGGCAGGATAAG is a window of Gemmatimonadota bacterium DNA encoding:
- the mtnP gene encoding S-methyl-5'-thioadenosine phosphorylase, which produces MSEAQIAVIGGTGFYGMEGLTDLEEVRPDTPFGDPSDAIVTGTLEGRRVAFLARHGRGHRLGPSEINMRANIFALKTLGVRWIISVSAVGSLQEEIRPRDFVIPDQLYDHTRHRTTSFFGDGLVVHVGLGEPFCGPLRELLVAGAESTGLTVHNGGTYLCMEGPQFSTKAESNVYRGWGFSVIGMTAAPEAKLAREAEICYAAIACSTDYDCWHEEHDSVTVDMIIENLNANVEHARQVIRHVVPAIPLDRTCHCHNALANAIVSDRDAVPAGTLEKLRPIVGRYFE